In Paenibacillus sp. FSL R7-0345, a single window of DNA contains:
- a CDS encoding CPBP family intramembrane glutamic endopeptidase, producing MKKFKFGNIKIKKADPQQLTDKLLLLNLYITQGLTLFIGLIWILLQKRNPIDILNFPDNAQFVLWGLGLAGIMLVVDFVLTHIVPQDSMDDGGINELLFGNRPFWHIIIIAAMVAVCEELLFRGAIQHTFGPYWTSILFAVIHVRYLRHWIPTAWVFLSSYGLGYIYIHTGTLWAPILCHFLIDLFSGLIIRYRRES from the coding sequence ATGAAAAAATTCAAATTTGGCAACATCAAAATCAAAAAGGCCGATCCGCAGCAGCTGACGGACAAGCTGCTTCTGCTGAATCTCTATATTACACAGGGCCTTACTTTATTTATCGGTCTGATATGGATATTATTGCAGAAAAGAAATCCCATTGACATATTAAATTTTCCGGACAATGCACAATTCGTGCTCTGGGGCCTTGGACTGGCGGGTATTATGCTGGTTGTGGATTTTGTGTTAACGCATATTGTCCCGCAGGACAGCATGGATGACGGAGGGATAAACGAGCTCCTGTTCGGCAACCGACCGTTCTGGCATATTATCATCATTGCGGCAATGGTTGCCGTGTGCGAGGAGCTGCTGTTCCGCGGTGCCATACAGCATACTTTCGGTCCTTACTGGACGAGTATTCTGTTCGCAGTCATTCATGTGCGTTATCTCCGCCACTGGATTCCGACCGCCTGGGTGTTTCTCAGCAGCTACGGGCTTGGCTATATTTACATTCATACCGGAACATTATGGGCACCGATCCTGTGCCATTTTCTGATCGATTTGTTCTCCGGTCTGATCATCCGCTACAGGAGGGAGTCATGA
- the serA gene encoding phosphoglycerate dehydrogenase → MFKVLVSDPISDLGIQQLMDASDVIVDKKTGLSEDELIAIIGEYDGLLVRSQTTVTDKIIAAGTNLKVIGRAGVGVDNIKLEAATQHGVVVINAPDGNTITTCEHAFAMMMALARHIPQAYAKTINGVWDRKTFLGVELRGKTLGVLGMGRIGSEVAKRAKAFGMDILAYDPFLTADRAEKLEVKLASVDDIVRGADFITVHTPLTPETRHMISRPQFEVMKKGMRIVNCARGGVIDEMALVEAIDSGIVAGAAFDVFEKEPPQADHPFLSHPKIIVTPHLGASTVEAQENVAIDVSEQVLHILRNEPFINAVNIPPVAPSVMNKLQPYFTLGEKLGSFATQLTHGAISEINVEYAGDLSDVDTQPLTRYIVKGVLSRHFAGDVNIVNSMHLAKTRDVNVVVTKSPKTKGFTNLITVTLKADPDEVRLVAGTLLQGYGERIVKVNNFPVDIAPEGHQILISHNDKPGIIGLVGTLLGENDVNIASMQVGRKIVGGAAIMLLTVDKAVPQDVLVKLAGLPQINTAEEVILL, encoded by the coding sequence ATGTTTAAAGTATTAGTGTCGGATCCGATCAGCGATTTGGGTATTCAGCAATTGATGGACGCAAGCGATGTAATTGTGGATAAGAAAACAGGACTGAGCGAAGACGAGCTGATTGCCATCATTGGCGAATATGACGGTCTGCTTGTCCGCAGCCAGACAACGGTTACTGACAAAATAATCGCTGCCGGCACCAACCTGAAGGTTATCGGCCGTGCCGGAGTCGGAGTTGACAACATCAAGCTGGAGGCGGCTACACAGCACGGTGTCGTAGTTATAAATGCTCCGGACGGAAACACCATCACTACCTGTGAGCATGCCTTTGCGATGATGATGGCTCTGGCCCGCCACATTCCGCAGGCTTATGCCAAGACCATCAACGGTGTCTGGGACCGCAAAACGTTCCTCGGCGTTGAACTGCGCGGCAAGACACTCGGTGTACTCGGCATGGGACGGATCGGCAGCGAGGTAGCCAAGCGTGCCAAAGCGTTCGGCATGGACATTCTCGCCTATGACCCGTTCCTGACAGCTGACCGTGCGGAAAAGCTGGAAGTGAAGCTGGCCTCCGTTGACGACATCGTGCGCGGTGCTGATTTCATTACTGTACACACTCCACTCACACCTGAAACACGGCACATGATCTCCCGTCCGCAGTTTGAGGTTATGAAAAAGGGCATGCGCATCGTAAACTGTGCCCGCGGCGGTGTTATTGATGAAATGGCGCTGGTTGAAGCGATTGACAGCGGCATCGTTGCCGGAGCTGCCTTTGACGTATTTGAGAAGGAGCCGCCGCAGGCTGATCACCCGTTCCTGTCGCATCCAAAAATCATTGTAACGCCGCATCTCGGCGCTTCGACTGTTGAGGCCCAGGAAAACGTGGCGATCGACGTATCGGAGCAGGTTCTGCATATCCTGCGCAACGAGCCGTTCATCAATGCCGTCAACATTCCGCCGGTTGCTCCGAGCGTAATGAACAAGCTTCAGCCGTACTTTACGCTCGGTGAGAAGCTGGGAAGCTTCGCAACACAGCTTACCCACGGCGCAATCAGCGAAATCAACGTCGAGTATGCCGGTGACCTCTCCGATGTGGATACCCAGCCGCTGACCCGTTATATTGTCAAAGGCGTGCTGTCCCGTCACTTCGCCGGCGATGTCAATATCGTCAATTCGATGCACCTGGCCAAAACCCGTGACGTGAACGTTGTCGTGACCAAGTCGCCTAAGACCAAAGGCTTCACGAACCTGATTACCGTTACACTGAAAGCCGATCCGGACGAAGTACGCCTGGTAGCCGGCACGCTGCTGCAGGGCTACGGTGAACGCATTGTCAAGGTAAACAACTTCCCGGTTGATATTGCGCCTGAAGGTCATCAGATTCTGATCTCCCACAACGATAAGCCGGGGATCATCGGTCTCGTCGGAACCCTGCTCGGCGAAAATGACGTCAACATCGCATCCATGCAGGTAGGCCGTAAAATTGTCGGCGGTGCCGCGATCATGCTGCTGACCGTAGATAAAGCGGTACCGCAGGATGTGCTGGTGAAGCTGGCCGGACTTCCGCAAATCAACACCGCTGAAGAAGTTATTCTGCTGTAG